A genomic window from Salvia miltiorrhiza cultivar Shanhuang (shh) chromosome 5, IMPLAD_Smil_shh, whole genome shotgun sequence includes:
- the LOC131025551 gene encoding uncharacterized protein LOC131025551: MNEFNPSICNSWWGKDYFGFAVRNSEGRSGGLVCAWNEEVFQVSSKWEINGAVIVNGKWIKEDIGCCLINVYAPAGAGEKAILWDLIKTIVEQNEDRCVCVMGDFNAVRKQEERAGEGDSFGAAEARNFDRFIRDSGLSEIRSQGRKFTWFKPNGKCKSKLDRFLVNESWLRQWEGTFGRGLQRTISDHCPILLMSKTEDWGPRPFRFLNVWMSHPEFEQKVKEV; this comes from the coding sequence atgaaTGAGTTCAATCCTTCGATCTGTAACTCTTGGTGGGGAAAAGATTATTTTGGCTTTGCTGTTAGAAACTCTGAAGGAAGGTCAGGTGGTTTGGTCTGTGCGTGGAATGAGGAGGTTTTCCAAGTTTCCAGCAAGTGGGAGATCAATGGGGCGGTTATCGTGAATGGAAAGTGGATTAAAGAAGATATTGGGTGTTGTTTGATCAATGTTTACGCACCTGCTGGTGCCGGGGAGAAAGCTATTCTCTGGGATCTTATCAAAACAATTGTGGAACAAAATGAGGATCGATGTGTGTGTGTAATGGGTGACTTCAATGCCGTTCGGAAACAGGAAGAAAGAGCAGGAGAGGGGGACTCGTTTGGGGCAGCGGAGGCTAGAAATTTCGACCGTTTTATCCGTGATAGTGGCCTCTCGGAAATCAGATCTCAAGGACGCAAGTTCACCTGGTTCAAACCGAATGGTAAGTGCAAAAGTAAACTGGACAGATTTCTGGTCAACGAATCTTGGTTACGGCAATGGGAGGGGACGTTTGGACGTGGTCTTCAACGAACCATTTCCGATCACTGCCCCATTCTTCTGATGTCAAAAACGGAAGATTGGGGACCACGTCCGTTCCGCTTTCTCAACGTGTGGATGTCTCACCCGGAGTTTGAACAAAAGGTCAAAGAAGTGTAG
- the LOC130986259 gene encoding small ubiquitin-related modifier 1-like isoform X2 → MSTPGTEEDKKPGGDQSGHINLKVKGQDGNEVFFRIKRSTQLKKLMNAYCDRQSVDLSSIAFLFDGRRLRAEQTPDELDMEDGDEIDAMLHQTGGAFA, encoded by the exons ATGTCGACTCCCGGTACAGAGGAAGACAAGAAGCCTGGCGGTGATCAATCCGGACATATCAATCTCAAAGTCAAAGGCCAG GATGGAAATGAGGTCTTTTTCAGAATTAAAAGAAGCACCCAGCTGAAGAAACTAATGAATGCTTACTGTGATCGGCAATCAGTGGATCTCAGCTCCATTGCCTTTCTGTTTGATGGCCGTCGGCTCAGGGCAGAGCAGACTCCTGATGAG CTGGACATGGAGGATGGTGATGAGATAGATGCCATGTTACACCAGACTGGAGGTGCATTTGCTTAG
- the LOC130986259 gene encoding small ubiquitin-related modifier 1-like isoform X1: protein MSTPGTEEDKKPGGDQSGHINLKVKGQDGNEVFFRIKRSTQLKKLMNAYCDRQSVDLSSIAFLFDGRRLRAEQTPDEVFPPLIQFSFSFETHAHVDFCLSFNDLESHFESIFFCSWTWRMVMR from the exons ATGTCGACTCCCGGTACAGAGGAAGACAAGAAGCCTGGCGGTGATCAATCCGGACATATCAATCTCAAAGTCAAAGGCCAG GATGGAAATGAGGTCTTTTTCAGAATTAAAAGAAGCACCCAGCTGAAGAAACTAATGAATGCTTACTGTGATCGGCAATCAGTGGATCTCAGCTCCATTGCCTTTCTGTTTGATGGCCGTCGGCTCAGGGCAGAGCAGACTCCTGATGAGGTCTTCCCCCCCTTGATTCAGTTCTCCTTTTCTTTCGAAACTCACGCTCATGTTGATTTTTGCTTAAGCTTTAATGATTTGGAGTCTCACTTTGAATCAATTTTCTTTTGCAGCTGGACATGGAGGATGGTGATGAGATAG